The Candidatus Poribacteria bacterium sequence CGAGTTCGTGTCCCATCACGACGGGGGGTGCGTAATCCGATACGTCTCCACGCAGCGCGGCGAGGTCGGAGGCGCAAATGCCGCAGAGTTCTATCTGGATGAGCACGTCTCCGGTCATCAGTGTGGGGATCGGTTTCTCATGAATCCGTAGTTGCTGAATTTTCTCAAAAACAATAGCTTTCATTCTTTTAAGTATTAGATTTGGACGCCGTTCCATTTCATTACACGGCGGTTTTCGGTTAAGTTCAAACCGCCTCTGGACTATGAAAGGCTTTTTAACCTTGATATAGCGGAGTAGGCACAAGACCTACCCCTACGGGCATTGGCTCTTTCAGGGTAGGCACAAGACCTACCCCTACGGATATATGTTCAATCCGACTATAGGTTCTATGATTCGAACTCATAGGGCACTGTTTCTGCTTGATGGGTTTTGGCTGATTTTTCTGCCAAATCCATGATGGCGATGACGCGGCGCGCCGACTCCGGTGTCACAAGCAACGGCGTGCCATCGTTTAAATGGGCAACGATGTTTTCATAATAGGTAGGTCCGGGTCTGCGGTGGTAACCGACCTGCTGCTCTTTGGGGTGTCCCTCGGCTTCGGATAAGACCTTAAACCCGCCATCTCCATCGGTAATCGCACCGTGTGAGCCGAGCAGTTTCCACCGGGGTCCCCCAATTTTGGCGATGTTAGACATCTGGATATTTGCCGCCGCTCCGTCCGCAACCACCGCTCCGCCTGCAAACCGAACGATCGCTTGAACATGATCCTCGTTCGTAATATCGTCCCAGACGAGGTTGGGTTGGTAGAAGCCTGTGACGTTAATCATCGGAGCCTCAAGGACATTGAGCAGCCAATCAAGGAAGTGAGCACCCCAGTCGTAGAATTGTCCACCCGAGATTGCCTTGACACTGCGCCACCAATCCGGATTCGGTCTCCCATAGCCGCCGCCCCACATCTCGACACTAAAGACTTTGCCGATAACACCGGAGTGAACGAGTTCACGAAGTGTCCAAAAGTCGGCATCCCACCGTCTATTGTGATGAACGGACAACATAACATCGTTCTCTTTGGCGGTCGTAATCATTTCAGTGGCTTCTGCGATTGTGACGCACATCGGTTTTTCAACGACGACATGCTTACCTGCTTCAAGACTCGCCACCGTTGGACCGCAGTGCAGGCTATGGGGAAGGACGTTTGCGATAAGATCGACACCCTCATCCGCGTTGAGTTCGTCAACCGAGTTATAGGTGCGAACGCCGGGAAAATCCTCTTTCGCGGCTTTTGTTCGTTCCGGATCAATGTCACAGATAGCAACACATTCGATGCCGTCTGTATTTTGCATCATATTTGCGTGGGCTTTGCCCATATTGAATGCCGCTCCGTACCCGAGGACGGCACCTTTGATGGTATCTGCCATGTGTTTGGCTCCTTCTTTTTCTTGTAGGAATGCCTAATTATAGCATAAACGAAAAAAATCGTGTGGAAATTACATGTGCATAGTTGGATCGGAAACTGATTGACTTTTCCGCAAATTCGTGATAGACTCTACCGATGTTCACTGGCACAGTTATGGCAGGATCGTTTACAAAAAATACAACGCCTAAAAAGGATGAGCAATCTGTGTCAATTCTACATACTATTATTTATAGGACGCTTTGAGGTAATTTATGGCGAAAGTTGGATTAATTGGGGTTGGCAATATGGGTATGGGGATGTCAAGAAACATCCTGAAAGCTGGACATGAACTCACAGTGTATGATGTCCGTCCAGAGCCGTTGGAAACACTCGTACAAGAGGGGGCATACGCCGCTACATCACCGCGCGAGGTGGGCACGGCGGCAGACACCGTCTTTATCATGGTGCTGAATCTTGAGCAGGTCAAAGCGGCATTGCTGACAGAAGATGGACTGCTGGCGGGACTCAAACCGGGAGGCACGGTTATTTGTACAGCGACCATCGGACGTTCACAAGTGATGGAGGTCGCTGAGTTGGTGACGGCAGAAGGGTTTAACATCGTCGATGCGCCTGTGAGTGGCGGGGCGCCGGGTGCTGCCGCAGGCACTCTCACAATGATGGTATCGGCACCAAACGAGACGTTTGAAGCCTCAAAACCGGTACTTGAAGCCGTCGGACGGGATATCTACCACGTTGGGGAGGAGATTGGCATGGGGCAAACCGTCAAATCTGCACTCGCAGTTCTCATCGGTGTCACGTATGCCGGTATCTTTGAGGCGTTGACGTTGGCAGTGAAGGCAGGTGTAGCACCGGAAACGCTTCGTGACGTTGTCAGCACGAGTGTCGTTGGGAATTTCCTCTTCAAGGACACAACACAAAATATCTTGGATCGGAATTTCAAGGGACAGAGCAATATCGGCACGATGTATAAGGATCTCACTTTGGCGAAAGATATGGCGAGCGATTGTGGGGTGCCACTCTTCGCGGCAAGTGCCGCTTTTGAACTGTTTCAAGCCGGAAAAGCCGTGAACCCTGACGAGGATAACTGGACGATTATCAAGATTCTTGAAAACATTGCCGGTATCGAGGTTCAAAAGACAGAATAATTATAATGCCGGAATCTTGCGAAAATGTATTTAGTATTTTTGAAACTTATAGAGACAAAGAAATTGAGAGGAATTGAATGTTCAAATTGGGAACCATCACAGATGGAATCAGCCGGGACTTCGAGTATGCGCTCGACACGATGGTAGAAACCGGATTGGAATACGTTGAGTTACAATACCTGTGGGAAAAGCAGGTTGGCGATCTGACGGATGCGGACATTGAACGGGTCAAGGGATTAATCGAAGCTCGGGATTTGAAGGTGTCGTGTATCTCGCATCACAATCTCACGGCGCTTCCTGTAGACACGGCGGTTGACGCGCCTGCGTATCGTGCGCACATTGCGACACTGCAACGGTGTATCGATGTGGCTCAGGCACTTGGCACGAATCTGGTGCGGATTTTCAGTTTCCGAAAAGAGATGGTGCTTTTTGGAGCGGAACCGATTATCTCCGAAGGCGCGTGGACGACACTTCTGAACCGGTTAGAGGGGCCGTTGCGAATCGCCGATGCGGCAGATATCACGCTTGTCATCGAAACCGCAATCTCCGGTAACGTGACATCGGCGCACCTTGCGAGACAGTTGATCGATGAATTGGACGTGCCACATCTGAAAGTCCTTTGGGATCCATGCAGTTCCCTCTATTGTACCGAAATTCCCTATCCGAATGGGTACGAGGTCATCCGCGAACACATTGCCCACGTTCATCTCAAGGATGGCGTTGTGAACCTCCCGGCGGCAACATTCGACTTCTGCGCCATGCGACGAGGACAGATGGATCCTTACTATAATGACATCGTGAACGCATTGAAACGGGACGGATACGAAGGGGCAATCTCTTTAGAAAGCGTCTACACGCCAGTCGGCGGGACGCGTGAGGACGGATTTAGGGAATCGTTGCCAGTGTTTATGGAACTCATGGGACGATAGCACGCAAGACTTAAAAAGGAAAAGGACGCAATCAATACGTTTTGGCTGCGTCCTTTCATTTTAACTCTGTATAGCAAAGCTAAACTTTACTTGGCTTTCAGACTTCCCCACGTTGTGAAGAGTTTGCCAGCGGGTTCAACGGAAACGTAAGTATCCCCGATAGTCCATACGCCGCCGACACCAGCGAACATGCTCCAACCGCCGCCGCGTTCACTGACCTTCACGAGCAGGACGTTAGGACCTGCCATCAGGTTAACTTTGAAATCGTCTTGGAAATCGCCAGCACCGCGGTTGACAGCGTTTGTGTGAACGACTTCACCATTGAGCCAGACTTTGACGGAGTCATCGCTACCGACTTTCGCCGGGACGCCACTCTGATCTTCAGGCGCGTTAAGGATGATCAGTGCATAAGACGAATGGTCATTGACATCCCCTTCACCCAAGCCGATCTCATTGACGAGATCGTTGACGTTGTTACCGCCGGTTTCAGAAATTTCACCGATTGTCCATTCCAAATCGCCGACTTTCTCGCCTGCACTGGCACCGTTCATAGCGACCATCTCTTCAGTAACTGCACCACCACTGGCTTCAGCGAGTGAATCAACATCGGTCGAATTCGCGCCACCTTGACCTGATTCGGTCGCGGCAATCATCCAAAGCCACGGACCGGTAATTTTCCCAGCGACACCGGGAGTAGCGGGTTTAAAGACAGCATTCACATCGGCATCGACACCAACGAACATGCTCCAACCACCACCACGTTCACTGACCTTCACGAGCAAGAGGTTATCGCCTTTCTTGATATCCACTTGGAATGTGTCCTGGAAGTCACCAGCACCCCGGTTAACAGGGTTGTTGTGAACCTCTTCACCGTTGAGCCAGACTTTGACGGAGTCATCACTGCCGACTCTCATGTCCACGCCGTCCTGATCGGAATCGGATTCAAGCGTGATGAGGGCGTAAGACGAGTG is a genomic window containing:
- a CDS encoding Gfo/Idh/MocA family oxidoreductase, which gives rise to MADTIKGAVLGYGAAFNMGKAHANMMQNTDGIECVAICDIDPERTKAAKEDFPGVRTYNSVDELNADEGVDLIANVLPHSLHCGPTVASLEAGKHVVVEKPMCVTIAEATEMITTAKENDVMLSVHHNRRWDADFWTLRELVHSGVIGKVFSVEMWGGGYGRPNPDWWRSVKAISGGQFYDWGAHFLDWLLNVLEAPMINVTGFYQPNLVWDDITNEDHVQAIVRFAGGAVVADGAAANIQMSNIAKIGGPRWKLLGSHGAITDGDGGFKVLSEAEGHPKEQQVGYHRRPGPTYYENIVAHLNDGTPLLVTPESARRVIAIMDLAEKSAKTHQAETVPYEFES
- a CDS encoding NAD(P)-dependent oxidoreductase, whose amino-acid sequence is MAKVGLIGVGNMGMGMSRNILKAGHELTVYDVRPEPLETLVQEGAYAATSPREVGTAADTVFIMVLNLEQVKAALLTEDGLLAGLKPGGTVICTATIGRSQVMEVAELVTAEGFNIVDAPVSGGAPGAAAGTLTMMVSAPNETFEASKPVLEAVGRDIYHVGEEIGMGQTVKSALAVLIGVTYAGIFEALTLAVKAGVAPETLRDVVSTSVVGNFLFKDTTQNILDRNFKGQSNIGTMYKDLTLAKDMASDCGVPLFAASAAFELFQAGKAVNPDEDNWTIIKILENIAGIEVQKTE
- a CDS encoding sugar phosphate isomerase/epimerase gives rise to the protein MFKLGTITDGISRDFEYALDTMVETGLEYVELQYLWEKQVGDLTDADIERVKGLIEARDLKVSCISHHNLTALPVDTAVDAPAYRAHIATLQRCIDVAQALGTNLVRIFSFRKEMVLFGAEPIISEGAWTTLLNRLEGPLRIADAADITLVIETAISGNVTSAHLARQLIDELDVPHLKVLWDPCSSLYCTEIPYPNGYEVIREHIAHVHLKDGVVNLPAATFDFCAMRRGQMDPYYNDIVNALKRDGYEGAISLESVYTPVGGTREDGFRESLPVFMELMGR